From Aspergillus fumigatus Af293 chromosome 3, whole genome shotgun sequence, a single genomic window includes:
- a CDS encoding MCP1 family protein yields MPPQDLSLPKVDDVDTRSLISMQELDPSPVSEEFGDIENGDFIHEAQDVPAHGGLSLPKLGLRGHNWDSWLSAIQRFSTYPPTLFFTLHFANTSLIPLMTRSVPAAENYLLLTRPLYQSPSLEHAILTVPILAHVASGIVLRNVRSSRRARLYGAETRSQRYSLTFWPRMTLQARLGYMLVPLLGAHVLVNRIVPLMVDGGSSGVGLGYVAHGFVRSPVFWNIYYLIFVAVGVWHIVGGWANWMGWRVTTARKERINKKGSLEGYLGYTDSEHRMRKQRKIWWIVNGIAVVGASIWLAGALGIIGLGGRGSGWEASSWDGMYDRVPIIGAWL; encoded by the exons ATGCCGCCTCAAGATCTGTCGTTGCCCAAAGTCGACGATGTCGACACACGATCATTGATTTCCATGCAGGAATTGGATCCCTCTCCAGTCTCCGAAGAGTTTGGTGATATTGAAAATGGCGACTTCATCCATGAGGCCCAAGACGTTCCAGCACATGGTGGATTGTCTCTTCCCAAACTGGGCCTCCGCGGGCATAACTGGGATTCTTGGT TGTCTGCCATTCAGAGATTTTCCACATACCCGCCGACTTTATTCTTCACGTTACACTTTGCCAATACCTCGCTCATTCCTCTAATGACCCGCTCCGTGCCTGCCGCCGAAAACTACCTCCTCCTCACAAGGCCTTTGTACCAGTCGCCATCTCTTGAGCACGCTATTCTTACCGTTCCCATCTTGGCCCATGTTGCTTCCGGGATCGTTCTACGGAATGTCCGTTCTTCCCGCAGGGCACGACTTTACGGCGCCGAGACAAGGTCTCAACGGTATTCACTCACTTTTTGGCCCCGTATGACCCTGCAAGCGCGCTTGGGCTATATGCTTGTTCCCTTGCTCGGTGCCCATGTTCTTGTTAACCGCATCGTGCCGCTGATGGTTGACGGTGGGAGCTCGGGAGTCGGCCTTGGCTACGTTGCACATGGGTTTGTGCGAAGCCCGGTTTTCTGGAACATTTACTATCTGATATTTGTCGCCGTTGGAGTATGGCATATCGTTGGGGGGTGGGCAAATTGGATGGGGTGGAGAGTCACCACAGCCCGAAAGGAACGAATAAACAAAAAGGGCTCACTCGAAGGGTACCTCGGCTACACAGACAGCGAGCACCGAAtgaggaagcagagaaagatCTGGTGGATTGTCAATGGCATTGCAGTGGTAGGAGCATCTATTTGGCTTGCAGGCGCACTTGGAATTATCGGACTTGGAGGGCGAGGATCCGGTTGGGAAGCGAGCAGTTGGGATGGTATGTATGACCGAGTGCCCATCATTGGGGCCTGGTTATGA
- a CDS encoding tRNA (guanine26-N2)-dimethyltransferase, whose amino-acid sequence MWMSSHRPFQNLTIFRSIVRTIRPDFPGFSHLSTIYAVTHPHSGIVLPQFYHSASSLMDDPTTADGASRLVQHDGQAYQAVKEGRAYILNPPTQAAASKGTKKDLKPEDQLQSVFYNPIQQFNRDLSVLAIKAYGEHVLALKKLKAERKRNGSSRGKKRKREDEEDKEQDEVDVEQPSAANGNIGASVSTSDQQTPSFTILDALSATGLRALRYASEIPFTTCVVANDLSNSAIQRMKTNIEYNGLGKLIRPNLGDARAYMYSLLNQPSSQNSGTHAGKFDVIDLDPYGTAAPFMDAAVQGVKDGGLLCVTCTDAGVWASNGYPEKAYALYGGVPIKGSHSHEGGLRLILHGLATSAAKYGLAIEPLLSLSIDFYARVFVRVHRSPAEVKFTSGNTMLVFNCDSGCGAWTTQPLTQTKQKLDKKGNPYYHYGFAQGPTAGTHCEHCGFKTHVGGPMWAGPLHNPHFIQKILDMLPDVDRDIYHTVERIEGMLTTALEEDLNLDTISSSTPTGTLAAEKELTEVSTSREYSAIIPRLDPALRDPFPFYFTLSSLAKVLHTSTISADAFRGALRSLGYRSTRSHAKPNTIRTDAPWDVIWEIMREWVRQKAPVKEGAIRPGTPGAAIMAKSRENSRKDKGEDSLNILREELMSAAESGKDISDLVTKVEAAIYRSSHRYPPRIQGAELRQQTEGPQSPQTAPAVKQNLNTLEVVFDEALGREASHSKKRLVRYQINPRANWGPLNRASG is encoded by the coding sequence ATGTGGATGAGTTCACATAGACCGTTTCAAAACTTGACAATATTCCGATCTATCGTTAGAACCATAAGACCTGATTTCCCTGGCTTTTCGCATCTCTCGACGATATATGCAGTGACCCATCCTCACTCAGGCATAGTTCTTCCCCAATTTTATCACTCCGCATCTTCACTCATGGACGATCCAACAACAGCCGATGGCGCCAGTCGACTGGTGCAGCATGATGGGCAGGCATACCAGGCTGTGAAAGAAGGCCGAGCATACATTCTGAACCCGCCGACCCAGGCTGCAGCTTCCAAGGGGACAAAAAAGGACCTCAAACCTGAAGACCAGTTGCAATCTGTCTTCTACAATCCAATCCAGCAATTCAACCGGGATCTCAGTGTGTTGGCGATCAAGGCCTATGGTGAGCATGTGCTGGCCCTCAAGAAGTTGAAAGCCGAGAGGAAACGGAACGGTTCCAGCAGGggaaagaagcgcaagagggaagacgaggaggacaaggagcaAGATGAGGTAGACGTCGAGCAACCGTCTGCGGCGAATGGAAACATTGGTGCTTCTGTTTCAACCTCCGATCAGCAGACACCGTCTTTCACAATCTTGGATGCACTCTCTGCTACGGGTCTCCGCGCTCTACGCTACGCCTCGGAAATTCCCTTCACTACCTGCGTGGTTGCGAATGACCTGTCAAACTCTGCAAttcagaggatgaagacgaacaTCGAATACAACGGTCTTGGAAAGCTCATTAGACCCAATCTTGGGGATGCACGTGCGTACATGTACAGCCTGTTAAACCAACCAAGCTCACAAAATAGCGGAACTCACGCGGGCAAGTTTGATGTCATCGACCTAGATCCTTACGGTACCGCGGCTCCGTTTATGGATGCTGCTGTTCAAGGTGTCAAAGACGGTGGCCTTCTCTGTGTCACTTGTACCGATGCAGGCGTATGGGCATCCAACGGTTACCCAGAAAAGGCATATGCCTTGTACGGAGGTGTTCCCATTAAGGGATCGCATTCTCACGAAGGCGGATTGCGCCTTATCCTACATGGACTGGCGACGTCGGCCGCGAAATATGGACTTGCAATCGAACCGCTTCTCTCCTTATCTATCGACTTCTATGCACGTGTCTTCGTTCGTGTTCATCGATCGCCGGCAGAGGTCAAGTTTACCTCAGGTAACACAATGTTAGTTTTTAACTGCGACTCTGGTTGCGGAGCATGGACAACCCAGCCTCTGACTCAGACGAAACAAAAATTGGACAAGAAAGGGAATCCTTACTACCACTATGGGTTCGCTCAAGGGCCTACTGCAGGCACACATTGTGAACATTGTGGCTTCAAAACTCATGTGGGCGGCCCGATGTGGGCTGGGCCACTCCATAACCCTCACTTCATCCAGAAGATTCTTGACATGCTGCCCGACGTCGATAGAGATATCTATCATACCGTCGAGCGCATCGAGGGCATGTTAACCAcagctcttgaagaggatctgAACCTGGACACAATTTCGAGCTCTACCCCGACGGGCACCCTTGCAGCCGAAAAGGAGCTCACGGAAGTGTCTACGTCCCGCGAATATTCGGCCATTATTCCTCGTTTGGATCCGGCCCTCCGGGATCCGTTTCCATTCTATTTCACTCTGAGTTCTCTGGCAAAAGTTCTACACACGTCAACTATATCAGCCGATGCGTTCCGTGGAGCTCTCCGTTCCTTAGGCTACCGATCAACGCGCAGCCATGCAAAGCCAAATACTATTCGTACAGATGCACCCTGGGACGTCATTTGGGAAATCATGCGAGAGTGGGTGAGACAAAAAGCCCCTGTCAAAGAAGGAGCAATCCGCCCTGGCACTCCTGGAGCGGCGATCATGGCGAAGAGTCGAGAAAATTCTCGAAAAGATAAAGGAGAAGACTCACTCAATATATTGAGGGAAGAGCTCATGTCTGCGGCTGAAAGTGGAAAGGATATCAGTGACCTAGTGACGAAAGTCGAAGCTGCGATCTACCGCTCTAGCCATAGATACCCTCCCCGCATCCAAGGCGCTGAGCTGCGTCAGCAGACCGAAGGGCCCCAGTCCCCACAGACAGCACCTGCAGTTAAGCAAAATCTGAACACGTTAGAGGTCGTTTTCGATGAGGCCCTGGGCAGAGAGGCGTCTCATTCCAAGAAACGGCTTGTCCGGTATCAAATCAATCCTCGGGCTAATTGGGGCCCTCTCAACCGGGCGTCCGGCTGA
- a CDS encoding trifunctional fatty acid synthase subunit FAS2 has translation MRPEIEQELAHTLLVELLAYQFASPVRWIETQDVILAEKRTERIVEIGPADTLGGMARRTLASKYEAYDAATSVQRQILCYNKDAKEIYYDVDPVEEEAEAPASSPAAPTAPVAAAAPAPTAVTPAPSAGPAAAVDDIPVTAVDVLRTLVAQKLKKGLSDVPLSKAIKDLVGGKSTLQNEILGDLGKEFGSTPEKPEDTPLDELGASMQATFNGQLGKQSSSLIARLVSSKMPGGFNITAVRKYLETRWGLGPGRQDGVLLLALTMEPPSRIGSEPDAKAYLDDVTNKYAANAGINLSAPAAGSDSGSGAGGMLMDPAAIDALTKDQRALFKQQLEIIARYLKMDLRAGQKAFIASQETQNALQAQLDLWQAEHGDVYASGIEPAFDSLKARVYDSSWNWARQDALSMYYDIIFGRLKVVDREIVSQCIRIMNRSNPLLLDFMQYHIDNCPTERGETYQLAKELGQQLIENCKEVLGVAPVYKDVAIPTGPQTTIDARGNIAYKEVPRASARKLEHYVKQMAEGGPISEYSNRTKVQNDLKNVYKLIRKQHRMSKSSQLQFNALYKEVIRALSMNENQIMPQENGHSKKAGRNGVKRNGSPRAGKVETIPFLHLKKKHEHGWEYNKKLTGIYLDVLESAARSGLTFQGKNVLMTGAGAGSIGAEVLQGLISGGAKVIVTTSRFSREVTEYYQAMYARYGARGSQLVVVPFNQGSKQDVEALVDYIYDTKKGLGWDLDFVVPFAAIPENGREIDSIDSKSELAHRIMLTNLLRLLGCIKTQKQTHGFETRPAQVILPLSPNHGTFGNDGLYSESKLALETLFNRWYSENWSNYLTICGAVIGWTRGTGLMSGNNMVAEGVEKLGVRTFSQQEMAFNLLGLMAPAIVNLCQLDPVWADLNGGLQFIPDLKSLMTKLRTDIMETSDVRQAVIKETAIENKVVNGEESELLYKKVIAEPRANIKFQFPTLPDWEQDVKPLNESLKGMVNLDKVVVVTGFAEVGPWGNSRTRWEMEAYGKFSLEGCVEMAWIMGLIKHHNGPLKGKAYSGWVDAKTGEPVDDKDVKAKYEKYILEHSGIRLIEPELFKGYDPKKKQLLQEIVIQEDLEPFEASRETAEEFKREHGEKVEIFELPESGEFTVRLKKGATLLIPKALQFDRLVAGQIPTGWDARRYGIPDDIIEQVDPVTLFVLVCTAEAMLSAGVTDPYEFYKYVHLSEVGNCIGSGIGGTHALRGMYKDRYLDKPLQKDILQESFINTMSAWVNMLLLSSTGPIKTPVGACATAVESVDIGYETIVEGKARVCFVGGFDDFQEEGSYEFANMKATSNAEDEFAHGRTPQEMSRPTTTTRAGFMESQGCGMQLIMSAQLALDMGVPIYGIIALTTTATDKIGRSVPAPGQGVLTTARENPGKFPSPLLDIKYRRRQLDLRRKQIKEWQESELLYLQEEIEAMKAQGLASSDLSDYMQERARHIEREAVRQEKDAQFSLGNNFWKQDSRIAPLRGALATWGLTIDDIGVASFHGTSTVANDKNESDVICQQMKHLGRKKGNAVLGIFQKYLTGHPKGAAGAWMFNGCLQVLDSGLVPGNRNADNVDKVMEKFDYIVYPSRSIQTDGIKAFSVTSFGFGQKGAQVIGIHPKYLYATLDRSQFEAYKAKVQSRQKKAYRFFHNGLINNSIFVAKNKAPYEDNIQSNVFLNPDYRVAVDKKTSELKFPPLPPKASDKDAESTRQVVESLAKAHAEDNSRIGVDVENIDAVNIENETFIERNFTASEQEYCRKASSPQSSFAGRWSAKEAVFKSLGVCSKGAGAPLKDIEILSDTSGAPVVNLHGAAAEAARQAGVKQVSVSISHSDSQAVAVAVSKF, from the exons ATGCGGCCTGAAATTGAACAAGAGCTCGCCCACACCTTACTGGTTGAGCTTCTAGCTTACCAGTTTGCGTCCCCGGTGCGATGGATCGAAACTCAGGATGTCATTCTTGCAGAAAAGCGAACAGAACGGATTGTGGAAATCGGTCCCGCCGATACATTGGGGGGAATGGCAAGGAGGACGCTCGCGTCCAAGTATGAAGCGTATGACGCTGCCACTTCGGTGCAGCGGCAAATTCTCTGCTACAACAAAGATGCGAAGGAAATCTACTACGACGTGGATCctgtcgaagaagaagcagaggctCCAGCTTCCTCGCCTGCAGCTCCTACTGCCCCAGTTGCAGctgcagctccagctcctaCCGCAGTTACCCCTGCTCCCAGCGCTGGACCAGCGGCAGCAGTCGATGATATTCCGGTCACTGCGGTAGATGTGCTCCGGACACTAGTCGCACAAAAGTTGAAGAAGGGCTTATCCGACGTTCCTCTCAGCAAAGCCATCAAAGACCTGGTTGGAG GCAAGTCCACGTTACAGAATGAGATACTGGGAGACTTGGGCAAGGAGTTTGGGTCCACGCCGGAGAAACCTGAGGACACACCCTTGGATGAGTTGGGTGCCTCGATGCAGGCGACTTTCAATGGCCAATTGGGCAAGCAGTCCTCGTCTCTCATTGCTCGTCTAGTCTCGTCAAAAATGCCCGGAGGTTTCAACATCACTGCTGTTCGGAAATATCTGGAAACACGATGGGGCCTGGGTCCCGGTAGGCAGGATGGCGTCCTCCTGCTTGCCCTCACTATGGAGCCTCCTTCCCGAATTGGGTCGGAGCCGGATGCGAAGGCATATCTCGACGACGTTACCAACAAATATGCCGCCAATGCAGGAATCAATCTCTCTGCTCCTGCGGCTGGCAGCGACAGTGGGTCCGGTGCTGGTGGCATGCTCATGGACCCAGCCGCCATCGATGCTCTGACGAAAGATCAACGGGCACTGTTCAAGCAGCAACTGGAGATCATTGCGCGCTACTTGAAGATGGACCTGCGTGCGGGCCAGAAGGCATTCATTGCTTCCCAAGAAACTCAAAATGCGCTGCAAGCACAGCTTGATCTCTGGCAAGCAGAACATGGTGACGTGTACGCGTCTGGTATTGAGCCAGCTTTCGATTCACTAAAGGCTCGCGTCTATGATTCGTCTTGGAACTGGGCTCGTCAGGATGCTTTGAGCATGTATTACGACATTATCTTTGGAAGGCTCAAGGTCGTGGACCGTGAAATCGTCAGCCAGTGTATCCGTATCATGAACCGCTCCAATCCTCTCCTACTTGATTTTATGCAGTATCACATCGACAACTGTCCTACTGAGCGTGGTGAAACGTATCAACTCGCCAAGGAGCTGGGACAGCAACTTATTGAGAATTGCAAGGAGGTTCTCGGAGTTGCCCCGGTCTATAAGGACGTTGCGATCCCCACCGGGCCCCAGACAACAATCGACGCCCGAGGCAATATTGCCTATAAGGAGGTGCCTCGGGCGAGCGCCAGGAAATTGGAGCATTACGTCAAGCAGATGGCTGAGGGCGGTCCCATCTCCGAATACAGTAACCGCACCAAAGTGCAGAATGACCTCAAGAATGTCTACAAGCTGATTCGAAAGCAACATCGCATGTCCAAGTCATCCCAGCTTCAGTTCAATGCGCTTTACAAGGAAGTCATTCGCGCTCTTAGCATGAACGAGAACCAAATCATGCCACAGGAGAATGGCCACTCCAAGAAAGCTGGTCGGAACGGTGTCAAGCGCAATGGCAGCCCTAGAGCTGGTAAGGTGGAAACTATACCTTTCTTACACCTCAAAAAGAAGCATGAGCACGGGTGGGAATacaacaagaagctcacAGGTATCTACTTGGACGTGCTCGAGTCCGCTGCTCGGTCGGGGCTGACCTTCCAGGGCAAGAATGTCCTGATGACcggtgctggtgctggttcTATCGGAGCTGAGGTTCTGCAAGGTCTGATTAGCGGTGGTGCCAAGGTGATTGTAACAACAAGCCGATTCTCCCGGGAAGTCACCGAATACTACCAAGCCATGTATGCTCGTTATGGCGCGCGTGGTTCTCAGCTCGTGGTGGTGCCATTCAACCAAGGCAGCAAGCAGGATGTGGAAGCTCTGGTTGATTATATCTACGACACAAAGAAGGGTCTCGGCTGGGACCTGGACTTTGTCGTGCCATTTGCCGCAATTCCGGAAAATGGTCGGGAAATCGACTCTATCGATTCTAAATCTGAACTTGCCCATCGCATCATGTTGACCAATCTTCTACGACTTCTGGGTTGCATCAAGACCCAGAAGCAGACCCATGGCTTCGAGACTCGACCAGCGCAGGTCATCCTTCCCTTGTCTCCGAACCACGGCACCTTTGGGAACGACGGTCTGTACTCTGAGTCCAAACTTGCTCTGGAGACGCTCTTCAATCGCTGGTACTCGGAAAATTGGAGTAACTACCTCACCATTTGTGGTGCAGTCATTGGATGGACACGTGGCACAGGCTTGATGAGCGGCAACAACATGGTCGCTGAGGGTGTCGAGAAACTCGGCGTTCGCACCTTCTCACAGCAAGAAATGGCATTTAATTTGCTTGGTCTGATGGCGCCTGCAATTGTCAACCTTTGTCAGCTCGACCCGGTCTGGGCTGACCTCAACGGTGGCCTTCAATTTATCCCCGACTTGAAGAGCCTCATGACCAAGCTCCGGACAGACATTATGGAAACAAGCGATGTTCGCCAAGCGGTTATCAAGGAAACTGCTATCGAGAACAAGGTTGTCAACGGTGAGGAAAGTGAACTCCTATACAAGAAGGTGATCGCAGAGCCTCGTGCGAATATCAAGTTCCAGTTCCCCACTTTGCCAGACTGGGAACAAGACGTGAAGCCCTTGAACGAGAGTCTCAAGGGCATGGTCAACCTGGACAAAGTTGTTGTCGTTACCGGTTTCGCTGAAGTTGGTCCTTGGGGTAACTCCCGTACCCGTTGGGAAATGGAGGCTTACGGCAAATTTTCGCTTGAGGGCTGTGTTGAGATGGCCTGGATCATGGGCCTCATTAAGCACCACAACGGCCCACTGAAGGGCAAAGCCTACTCAGGTTGGGTCGACGCGAAGACTGGTGAGCCAGTTGATGATAAGGATGTCAAGGCCAAGTACGAGAAGTACATTCTGGAGCATTCTGGCATTCGACTCATCGAGCCCGAACTCTTCAAGGGCTACgaccccaagaagaagcagctccttcaggAGATCGTCATCCAGGAAGATCTGGAGCCTTTTGAAGCTTCAAGAGAGACTGCGGAAGAATTCAAGCGCGAGCATGGCGAGAAGGTGGAAATCTTTGAGCTTCCAGAGTCCGGAGAATTCACAGTCCGCCTTAAGAAGGGAGCGACCCTTCTCATCCCTAAAGCTTTGCAGTTTGATCGCCTCGTTGCTGGCCAGATTCCCACTGGCTGGGATGCAAGGAGATATGGTATTCCCGACGATATCATAGAGCAGGTTGATCCTGTGACTCTCTTTGTACTTGTTTGCACAGCTGAAGCTATGTTGTCGGCCGGTGTCACTGATCCGTATGAATTCTACAAATATGTGCACCTGTCTGAAGTTGGGAACTGCATTGGTTCAGGCATTGGCGGCACCCATGCTTTGCGAGGAATGTACAAGGATCGATACCTGGATAAGCCCCTCCAGAAGGATATTCTGCAGGAGTCTTTCATCAACACAATGAGCGCCTGGGTTAACATGTTGCTCCTCTCCTCTACGGGACCAATCAAGACCCCCGTCGGTGCATGCGCCACTGCTGTGGAGTCTGTTGACATCGGGTACGAAACGATTGTGGAAGGCAAGGCCCGAGTTTGCTTTGTTGGCGGTTTTGATGACTTCCAGGAGGAAGGTTCATACGAATTTGCCAACATGAAAGCCACCAGCAATGCGGAGGATGAGTTTGCTCATGGCCGTACTCCACAAGAGATGTCTCGACCCACAACTACCACACGTGCTGGTTTCATGGAGTCGCAGGGCTGCGGTATGCAGCTGATCATGAGCGCCCAACTTGCCCTAGACATGGGAGTGCCTATATATGGTATCATTGCCCTGACTACGACAGCAACTGATAAGATTGGCCGCTCTGTTCCGGCCCCCGGTCAAGGTGTTCTGACCACTGCACGCGAAAACCCAGGCAAATTCCCCTCGCCTTTGCTTGATATTAAGTACCGTCGCCGCCAATTGGACCTGCGTAGGAAGCAGATTAAGGAATGGCAAGAGTCCGAACTGCTCTACCTTCAAGAAGAAATTGAGGCCATGAAAGCGCAAGGGCTTGCGTCATCTGACCTATCAGATTACATGCAGGAACGTGCCCGCCACATTGAACGGGAGGCTGTACGGCAAGAGAAGGATGCTCAATTCAGCCTGGGCAACAACTTCTGGAAACAAGATTCTCGTATTGCGCCTCTGCGTGGTGCACTTGCTACTTGGGGTCTTACGATCGATGATATAGGTGTTGCTTCGTTCCACGGTACTTCTACGGTTGCAAATGACAAGAACGAGTCCGATGTCATCTGCCAGCAAATGAAACACCTGGGCCGTAAGAAGGGAAATGCCGTTCTTGGTATATTCCAGAAGTACCTTACTGGTCACCCCAAGGGAGCCGCCGGTGCATGGATGTTCAATGGTTGCCTGCAAGTTCTCGACAGCGGTCTGGTACCTGGCAATCGCAATGCAGACAACGTTGATAAGGTCATGGAGAAGTTCGATTACATTGTTTATCCTAGCCGTAGCATCCAAACAGACGGAATCAAAGCGTTCTCTGTCACGTCTTTCGGTTTCGGTCAGAAGGGTGCTCAAGTTATCGGCATTCACCCCAAGTACCTCTACGCGACCCTGGATCGCTCTCAGTTCGAGGCGTACAAGGCGAAGGTTCAGTCTCGTCAAAAGAAGGCGTATCGCTTCTTCCATAATGGTCTGATTAACAACAGCATCTTCGTTGCTAAGAACAAGGCGCCCTACGAAGATAACATCCAGAGCAACGTTTTCCTCAATCCAGACTACCGAGTGGCCGTTGATAAGAAGACATCTGAATTGAAATTTCCACCCCTGCCTCCAAAGGCCAGCGACAAGGATGCTGAGAGCACCAGACAGGTGGTTGAGTCGCTTGCGAAGGCGCATGCCGAAGACAACTCCAGGATAGGGGTGGACGTGGAGAACATTGACGCCGTCAACATTGAAAATGAAACCTTCATCGAAAGGAACTTCACTGCCAGTGAGCAGGAATACTGTCGCAAGGCATCATCGCCACAGTCATCATTCGCTGGCCGATGGAGCGCCAAAGAGGCAGTTTTCAAATCGTTGGGCGTATGCAGCAAGGGCGCCGGTGCGCCTCTGAAAGATATCGAGATTTTGAGTGATACAAGCGGAGCCCCCGTGGTCAAC CTCCACGGTGCTGCAGCCGAAGCTGCCAGGCAAGCTGGTGTCAAACAAGTGAGCGTCAGTATCAGTCACAGCGATTCTCAGGCTGTCGCGGTGGCAGTCTCGAAGTTCTAA